The DNA region GTGGCCTTCAATCCCGTCAAGGATGCAGAACTTTGCAGTCTCAGCAAGGACGGTGTTGCCAAGTTCTGGGATGTAAGAACGAAAGCCTGTGTGAACGAGGTCAAGGACCTTGGAGATGCACACGCCCTCGCCTGGGCCCCTGATGGGTCCTCACTTCTTGTAGGAAACAGGGTGAGTTTACCAAATGACTTGTCACTGCAGCATGGACGACTGACTTGGCTTGAACGCAAACAGAGTGGCGGGCTTTTCCGAATCTCGCCAACCGAGTCCGCCATTCTTTCATCTCATCCACAGCCCGTTGAGGCGTACCAGATGTCCTTTTGTTGGTCGGGCAAGAAAGTCTTTCTCCCGACAAGGGAAGGAAGTATCCGCATCTTGTCTTATCCTGAGCTGGAGCCGATTCTGCACGTCAACCATGCCGTCAAGCCTGGCGAGTCAGATGAGTTTATTCTCAAGGGCCACACAGCCCCATGCCTGACGGCCGAACTGTCACCCACCGGAAAGTACCTTGCAACAGGAGGGGGGGACGCAATTATGTCTCTATTTGAGACCCAAGACTGGATCTGCAAGCGTACGAATACACGCATCGTCGGACCAGTAAAGAGCATCAGTATgacaacaaaccccccatcatGGCCTGTACATTCATGCTAATCTGATTATAGGCTTCACGTTCGATGGTCGATATGTCGTCGGTGCCTGTGAAGACGGTATGGCAGTCTGTCACTTTTCTAAAATAGAAAACCTGATGCTAATTCGATCTTACAGGCCCTGGTTTGGATGTCACCCATACAGAGACAGGGGAGCATATTCACACGTTCAAAACAGCTGGACCTTGTCATGCCTTAGCGTGGGCGCCAACTAGGTATTGTCTGGCCTATAGTGATCTGGGGATTCTACGCATCATTGGACTCGATGCGGATAGAAAATAAGGGGCAATGGGCTGCCAGACGACGGCACATAAATCAGCAGTGTGGTAAGCTGCTCCAGATTCAAGGCGAATGGTGCCCAGGCTTGTTGATAGGTCTAGCCCCTTGCGTTCGCTCATTCCAATAATTGCCGGGGGAGGCTCGGCATGGACACAAGCGAGCTTTCGGCCAGGTGTGGCCGTGACGGCAGGGCTATCAGCACGGTGCAAAATTACCCCGACTTGACGACCATTTTCAGGGACGGCTATGGGATCGCCATACATCGAGGTGGCTGTGCGATGGGCCCTGTCTGGGAGATACTTTTGAAGGCAAAAATATATATGCTAATGACGGAAACCACGTGGAAAAGATGTAAGTCCAGGCGAGACGGGTCGTGAAACCATGGCCCATGGGAGGAAGTTGTACATTGAAAACAGAGCTCATGTGGTACAGCTATCATGTATTGTTACGGACCACGCAGTATGGCAGGCCCCATACGCTAGCGAAATGCTTCCATCAATGAAGATAATGATTACAGCCTACTCTTTTACACTAACCTAGCAGTTGTGGACAGGAAAAGCCTTGTCCTCTTACCACTTTTTAAACTTCATAACCACAGTAACAAGGATTTTCTGAACTCAAGGGAATTAGTTAGCCAATCAGAGCGTCATCAGATAGAGGAAGATGCAGGGAAGGGTGTGGAATGGACAATCTGGCGGGCTGTGACTATTAATAATACTACCTACCATACAGGGTACAAAGGGATGCATCAGTGAGGCACAATTGGGTGCGTCTGACGCTTCACAACTCTCACAAATGCAGAACACAAACTGTGAAAATAAACTGTGTATACAACAGACGGGAGGGTAGATAGGCTGGGAGAGATAAATGGGGCTGAAGCATAAATGTTTGCTCAAGTCGACCACCTAGGCCTGAATAGTCCAAGGGCCCGTGATGTTTCTAAAAACGGTCTTCCATCGCAAGCCCGAGATGCAGGTGCTTGGCCGTTGGGATGATCGATTTGGCGGGCCCGTTGAGCTGTGCTGGTAGCGCATCGTCAACGGAAACCTGGAAGGAGGGGTCATCATCAAACGGTAACGTGGGGATGGCAA from Podospora pseudoanserina strain CBS 124.78 chromosome 1, whole genome shotgun sequence includes:
- a CDS encoding hypothetical protein (EggNog:ENOG503NX7A; COG:S), giving the protein MPPPVRNRQSLSKDKFVGYFAPLKSQTYHESTQSRGGGVGSIRSIAWNPVGSLVATGSADRTLRVWNPEKPNARFSTDLKGHAAGIDKVAFNPVKDAELCSLSKDGVAKFWDVRTKACVNEVKDLGDAHALAWAPDGSSLLVGNRSGGLFRISPTESAILSSHPQPVEAYQMSFCWSGKKVFLPTREGSIRILSYPELEPILHVNHAVKPGESDEFILKGHTAPCLTAELSPTGKYLATGGGDAIMSLFETQDWICKRTNTRIVGPVKSISFTFDGRYVVGACEDGPGLDVTHTETGEHIHTFKTAGPCHALAWAPTRYCLAYSDLGILRIIGLDADRK